A single region of the Etheostoma cragini isolate CJK2018 chromosome 3, CSU_Ecrag_1.0, whole genome shotgun sequence genome encodes:
- the rabgef1l gene encoding RAB guanine nucleotide exchange factor (GEF) 1, like gives MTSQRRGIHLDQSELLCKKGCGFYGNTGWQGLCSKCWREENQREKQKQIQEDWALAERLQREEEEAYSRHQKAQSQPTITPFSKFEERKTKEKSSKVHTVTKFFTPSTKTPPKKDTPFDTHSSPSPSSSTSRHSSVDSDYATREFIDFLKPLKSGREIFKQCRAFTESMVYKRDMGADELSECVQDFYQNLSDRLHTQFKGSSDHVESVMDEVEKYMMTRLYKDVFCPETTDDERKDLAIQKRIRALHWVTIEMLCVPVDEEIAEVSDSVVKAITDVIEMDSKCVPKEKLACITRCSKHIFNAIKISKKEAASADDFLPTLIYIVLKANPPRLQSNIQYITRFSNPSRLMTGEDGYYFTNLCCAVAFIEKLDGQSLNLSSEEFDLYMSGQASPHWPQSTGASSCSPGSAALSQVHKRLDVLTGLGERQERVMEKARQLESDLIDWTDEVEQKVQSVLESFPAETQNPTETTASGTAPAASSAIDSENVENEHLPPPLQPQVFAG, from the exons ATGACGAGCCAGCGCCGTGGGATCCAtctggaccaatcagagctgcTTTGCAAAAAAGGATGTGGTTTTTATGGCAACACTGGCTGGCAGGGCCTGTGCTCAAAGTGCTGGCGAGAGGAAAATcaaagagaaaagcaaaaacagattCAGGAAGACTGGGCACTCGCGGAAAG actgcagagagaggaagaggaagcatATAGCAGACATCAGAAGGCCCAATCACAGCCTACCATCACACCCTTCAGCAAGTtcgaagaaagaaaaactaaggAAAAGTCCAGCAAAGTCCATACAGTTACAAAGTTTTTTACTCCTTCCACAAAAACACCACCAAAAAAAG ACACTCCTTTTGACACTCACTCCAGCCCAAGTCCCAGCTCCTCTACAAGCCGGCACTCTTCTGTAGACAGTGACTATGCAACGCGGGAGTTCATTGATTTTCTCAAGCCGCTGAAGTCCGGCAGGGAGATCTTCAAACAGTGCCGGGCCTTCACTGAGAGCATGGTCTATAAGCGG GACATGGGGGCTGATGAGCTGTCAGAGTGTGTGCAGGACTTCTACCAGAACCTCTCAGACCGCCTCCACACCCAGTTCAAGG GTTCATCAGATCACGTGGAGAGTGTTATGGATGAAGTCGAGAAGTACATGATGACTCGTCTCTACAAGGATGTCTTCTGTCCTGAGACCACAGACGATGAGAGGAAAGACCTGGCCATTCAGAAGAGAATCAG AGCCTTGCATTGGGTCACTATTGAGATGCTGTGCGTTCCTGTAGACGAGGAGATTGCTGAGGTGTCGGACAGCGTAGTCAAAGCCATCACGG ATGTGATTGAAATGGATTCAAAGTGTGTGCCCAAGGAGAAGCTGGCATGCATCACCCGTTGCAGCAAGCACATCTTCAACGCCATCAAAATCAGCAAGAAAGAGGCTGCGTCTGCAGATGACTTCCTCCCCACGCTCATCTACATTGTGCTGAAAGCAAACCCACCGCGACTGCAGTCCAACATCCAGTACATCACCCGGTTCAGCAACCCCAGCAGACTGATGACTGGAGAGGATGGTTACTACTTCACTAATCTG TGCTGTGCGGTGGCCTTCATTGAGAAGCTGGACGGCCAGTCTCTGAACCTGAGCTCTGAGGAGTTTGACCTGTACATGTCGGGCCAGGCATCCCCCCACTGGCCACAGTCCACTGGAGCCTCTTCCTGCTCCCCAGGCAGCGCCGCTCTCAGTCAGGTCCACAAACGTCTGGATGTGCTTACAGGGCTCGGGGAAAGGCAGGAGAGGGTCATGGAGAAGGCTCGCCAGTTGGAGAGCGACCTCATCGACTGGACAGACGAAGTGGAGCAGAAGGTGCAGAGCGTTCTGGAGAGCTTtccagcagagacacaaaacccTACTGAAACCACGGCTAGCGGGACAGCTCCTGCAGCATCATCAGCCATCGACTCTGAGAATGTTGAGAATGAGCACCTGCCCCCACCACTGCAACCGCAAGTGTTTGCTGGCTGA
- the LOC117942397 gene encoding caspase-1-A-like, with the protein MFQPLLTSEFFCFIFPLLAELARVRRNFVEKVDKVVIKQLLDDLLGDGVLSDGQKDAILEENNSTADKARCLIDIIKKKGDVASLKMIAHLYARDSTLHSELGLSCGPPAQPAADQQMNIVWSTTLIPTTEAFWMEKVKDGKTYPADKNSIRNRVALLITNIKFKGLSDRNGADKDEENMEKLLKALGYQVVKYTNLTGKKIDDAVRDFSEHPKLKETDSVVVVIMSHGKLGKVLGCDHDDENPDEFPINNIYKHLDSENCPALLNKPKIIFIQACRGENKGSVLLSDGAGVRDDASQPGPPLCADNKNIEDDNSRCVHKEKDFTCLLSSTPDTISFRHRVDGSFLIQYIVDVFNTFACKEHIHDLFLKVTHRFEEHFIEGQMPNMDRVSLTKHFYFFPGL; encoded by the exons ATGTTCCAACCTCTGTTGACGTcagaatttttttgtttcattttccctCTTCTAGCCGAGCTTGCCAGGGTGAGGCGGAACTTTGTGGAAAAGGTGGACAAAGTAGTAATTAAGCAGCTCCTGGACGACCTTTTAGGTGATGGTGTCTTGAGTGATGGCCAGAAAGATGCGATACTTGAAGAAAACAATAGTACAGCAGACAAGGCACGCTGTCTCATTGACATAATAAAGAAGAAAGGAGATGTAGCCAGCTTGAAGATGATTGCTCACCTTTACGCAAGAGATTCAACACTTCACTCTGAACTGGGTCTGTCCTGCGGTCCACCAGCGCAGCCTG CTGCAGACCAACAGATGAATATAGTCTGGTCCACGACGCTCATTCCTACCACCGAGGCATTCTGGATGGAGAAAGTGAAGGATGGAAAA actTACCCTGCAGACAAAAATTCCATTAGGAATCGTGTGGCCCTGCTAATCACTAATATAAAGTTTAAGGGACTAAGTGACAGGAATGGAGCTGACAAAGACGAGGAGAACATGGAGAAACTGCTCAAGGCTCTGGGATACCAGGTGGTAAAATACACAAACCTCACAGGAAAG AAAATTGATGATGCTGTAAGGGACTTCTCTGAACATCCAAAACtcaaagagacagacagtgtgGTGGTGGTTATCATGTCTCATGGGAAACTGGGAAAGGTCCTCGGTTGTGACCATGATGATGAGAACCCAGATGAGTTCCCCATcaacaacatttacaaacacTTGGACTCAGAGAATTGTCCAGCGCTGCTGAACAAACCAAAGATCATCTTCATCCAGGCCTGCAGAGGAG AGAATAAAGGATCAGTGCTCCTTAGTGACGGTGCAGGGGTCCGTGATGATGCGTCACAGCCAGGTCCGCCCCTGTGTgctgacaacaaaaacattgaggaCGATAATTCGAGATGtgtacacaaagaaaaagacttcACTTGTCTTCTTTCCTCCACCCCCG ATACAATATCATTCAGACACAGAGTTGATGGGTCTTTTCTCATCCAGTATATTGTTGATGTATTCAACACCTTCGCCTGTAAGGAACACATTCACGATCTTTTCCTAAAA GTCACGCACCGCTTTGAAGAGCATTTCATTGAAGGCCAGATGCCGAACATGGACAGAGTCTCTCTAACAAAGCACTTCTACTTCTTTCCAG GCCTCTAA